A window of Helicobacter pylori genomic DNA:
GGCAATTCGTTTAGCTCAGTGTTTTTATTGTTTTTAAAAACCACTTGTTTTTCAATTCGCTCATATTCTTTGCAATCCTTTCTCATCTCGTTTAAGGGATACTTTTGATTGTCGTTAGGGATGTAAAAACATTCGCTTTTAGCGTTATCGTAGCTATCCGTTAGGCTTGTATCATAATGGTACCAAAAGCCGCTAGGGATAGCGATGTTTTTAGAGCTAAAGGTTTTATAACCTTGTTTGATGATGGTGAGTTCTTCAACTAAAACTTGATGGTATTTTCTAGCCAAATTGCGCCCCTCTTTTTCCACCAATAAAACAGAATGCCTGTTAGTGTTTTTGGCTTCAGGGGTGATATTAGTCATTCTGTAAGTCTCTCTTAAAGGGTTAGACGCAAAATCAAAAGAAGCGTCGTTCGCCACAAAATGCCCTCTGTCAAAACCGCTTTTTGTGTAGTCTTTTGTCGTGGCTTGCTGATACTCGGCTAATCGTGTGTCCGTTTTAAACTCGTAGCGTTTTTCAATATTGTTTTTATCCACCAAATCCCCAAACAACACGCTCACGCCATAAATAGGGTTTTTTAACTCGCTAGAATAACACACCGAATAGAAATTATTTTTTAAGACTTTGCAATCAATGTCAGTGAGCATGCCATTAGCGTTATAGATTTTAGTGGGATTAGCGCCATTGACTTGCGTTTTGATTTCATTAAGCTTTTTAGTGGTGTAGCTGTTGATAGCTTTAGAAAAATTATCCAGCATGCCCGCTTGGAGCCAACTCATAGCGATCAGGCTATAGAGCAAGTTTTTAAAGATTTTCATGTTTCACTCCTTTTTGATAGCGTGAATATTACAACAATATTTTCAATAGTTGATTTTTTGATTTTTTCTATTTTGTGGCGGTTTGTTGAGAATGGACGCCTACTGCGATTAAGAAGCGGCTATCCTTATTGAAACAAAGTTAAAAAATTAAACTTTTACATGAACTCCTGGAGTTTATTCGC
This region includes:
- a CDS encoding DNA/RNA non-specific endonuclease, with protein sequence MKIFKNLLYSLIAMSWLQAGMLDNFSKAINSYTTKKLNEIKTQVNGANPTKIYNANGMLTDIDCKVLKNNFYSVCYSSELKNPIYGVSVLFGDLVDKNNIEKRYEFKTDTRLAEYQQATTKDYTKSGFDRGHFVANDASFDFASNPLRETYRMTNITPEAKNTNRHSVLLVEKEGRNLARKYHQVLVEELTIIKQGYKTFSSKNIAIPSGFWYHYDTSLTDSYDNAKSECFYIPNDNQKYPLNEMRKDCKEYERIEKQVVFKNNKNTELNELPKYLNNAKKY